The DNA sequence CCTGCTGCTGCTGACCGTCTCCGTGGTGATCCTCGCCGGGCTGCGCGACCGCTGGGTCGGTGGTCTGCGGTGACCACCCGGCGACGGGCCGACGACCCCGTCCCCGACCCGGGGCCGGCGGCGGCGCTCGACGCGCATCTGGTGGTCCGCCGCGCCGGGTTCACCCTCGACCTGCGGCTGACCGTCGCCGCCGGGGAGGTGGTCGCGCTGCTCGGGCCCAACGGCGCCGGCAAGACCACGGCGCTGCGGGCCCTCGCCGGACTGCAGCCGCTGCACGCCGGCCACCTGCGCCTCGGCGACCGGACGCTGGACCAGCCGGACACGGGGTTGCTGATGGCACCGGAGCACCGGCCGATCGGCGTGGTCTTCCAGGACTATCTGCTGTTTCCGCACCTGACCGCGCTGGACAACGTGGCGTTCGGGCCGCGTAGCCACGGCGTGCCGCGTCGCGTCGCGCGCGACACGGCGGCTGGCTGGCTGGACCGGGTCGGGCTGACCGGGCACGCCCGCCGCCGGCCCCGGGAACTGTCCGGCGGGCAGGCGCAGCGGGTCGCGTTGGCCCGGGCGCTCGCCGTACGCCCGCAACTGCTGCTGCTCGACGAGCCGCTCGCCGCGCTCGACGCCCGGACCCGCGCGGAGACCCGCGCCCACCTGCGGCAGCACCTCGCCGCGCACACCGGCGTCGCCGTGCTGGTCAGCCACGATCCATTGGACGCGATGATGCTCGCCGACCGGCTGGTGATCGTCGAGGACGGCCGGCTGGTGCAGTCGGGTGACGCTGCCACCGTCACCGCCCGCCCGCGCAGCGACTACGTGGCCCGGCTGGTCGGGCTCAACCTCTACCGGGGCAGCGGGGACGGGACCAGCATCACGCTGCCCGGCGGCTTCCGGCTGGTCGCCGCCGAGCCGCAGCGCGGCGACGTGTTCGTGGCGTTCCCGCCGTCGGCGGTGGCGCTCTACCGGCAGCGTCCGGACGGCAGCCCGCGCAACTCGTGGCCGGCCACCGTCAGCAGCGTCGCCCGCAACGGCGACCGGCTGCGGGTCGAGCTGGCCGGGCCGTTACCGGTCGGAGTGGACGTCACCGCGGCGGCGGCCGCCCACCTCGACCTGCGTCGCGGCGAGCAAGTGTGGGCGACACTCAAGGCGACCGAGGTGGCCGGATATCCGGCGGACCCGGACCGTACGATTCTCGGTGGAAGCCAGGCTTCCGACGGCAATTCGTCTCCAGGAGGGAATCCAGGTGAGCACCGGGGTCGAGACGCGTGAGTTCCAGGCCGAGGCGCGCCAGCTCTTGCAGCTGATGGTCCATTCGATCTACTCGAACAAGGACATCTTCCTGCGCGAGTTGATCTCGAACGCCTCCGACGCGCTGGACAAACTGCGCTTGCAGGCGCTGGTCGACAAGGATCTCGACGTCGACACGTCGGACCTGCACATCGAGATCGAGGCCGACCGCGAACAGCGCACCCTCACCGTGCGGGACAACGGCATCGGCATGTCCCGTGACGAGGTGGTCAGCCTGATCGGCACGATCGCCAAGTCCGGCACGGCCGAGTTGCTGCGCAAGATGAAGGAATCCAAGGAAGCCGCCGCGCAGGAGCTGATCGGGCAGTTCGGCGTCGGCTTCTACGCCACCTTCATGGTCGCCGACCGGGTCGTGCTGACCACCCGGCGGGCCGGGGAGACCGAGGCGACCCGCTGGGAGTCGTCCGGCGAGGGCACCTACACCATCGAGACGCTCGACGAGGCGCCTCAGGGCACCACGGTCACCCTGCACCTCAAGCCCGAGGACAAGGACGACCAGCTGCACGACTACACCGACGAGTGGAAGATCCGGGAGATCGTCAAGCGGTACTCGGACTTCATCGCCTGGCCGATCCGCACCACCACCGAGCGTCCCGGTGAATCCGACGGCGAGACCACCAGCGAGGTGGTCACCCTCAACTCGATGAAGGCGCTGTGGGCGCGGCCCCGTTCCGAGGTCACCGACGACGAGTACAAGGAGTTCTACAAGCACGTCAGCCACGACTGGAACGACCCGCTCGACATCATCCACATGAAGGCCGAAGGCACCTTCGAGTACGAGGCGTTGCTGTTCGTGCCGGCGCAGGCGCCGTTCGACCTGTTCATGCGGGACGCCCGGCGCGGCGTACAGCTGTACGTCAAGCGCGTATTCATCATGGACGACTGCGAGGCGCTGATTCCGGAGTACCTCCGGTTCATCAAGGGTGTCGTCGACGCGCAGGACCTGTCGTTGAACATCAGCCGGGAGATCCTGCAGCAGGACCGGCAGATCCAGCTGATCCGGCGCCGGCTGGTGAAGAAGGTGCTCTCGTCGCTCAAGGAGCTGATGGACAACGACGCCGACCGGTACCGCACGTTCTGGACCCAGCTCGGCCGGGCGGTGAAGGAAGGCCTGCTCAACGACTACGAGAACCAGCGGGCGATCCTGGACATCTCGTCGTTTGCCTCGACCCACGACCCGGAGCAGCTGACCACCCTGGCCGGGTACATCGAGCGGATGAAGGACGGTCAGGAGGACATCTACTACATGACCGGCGAGTCCCGGACGATGATCGAGAACTCGCCGCACATGGAGGCGTTCAAGGCCAAGGGGTACGAGGTCCTGCTGCTCACCGACCCGGTCGACGAGATGTGGGTCGAGTCGGTCGCCGACTACGACGGCAAGAAGCTGCGGTCGATCGCCAAGGGCCAGGTCGACCTGGCCGGCGACGACGACACCGCCGAGTCCGACCCGGAGCGGGAACAGCAGAAGGAAACGTACGCCCCGCTGCTGTCCTGGCTGGGCCAGACGCTCGACGAGCAGGTCAAGGAGGTACGGCTGTCCACCCGGCTGACCACCTCGCCGGCCTGCCTGGTCGGCGACGCCGCGGACATGACCCCGGCGCTGGAACGGATGTACCGGGCGATGGGTCAGGACGGGCCGAAGATCAAGCGGATCCTGGAGCTGAACCCGACCCACCCGCTGGTCACCGGCCTGCGGGAGGCGTACGGTGCCCGCTCCGACGATCCGGCGCTGGCCGAGACCGCCGAGCTGCTGTACGGCACCGCGCTGCTCGCCGAGGGCGGTGAACTCGACGACCCGGCCCGGTTCGCCAAGCTGCTCGCCGACCGACTGGCCCGTACCGTCTGAACCGCCGGACGTCGGGATCCCCCGGTGGGTAGATGCCCGCCGGGGGACGCCCACCGAACGGACCCGCGACGGCTCAGACGGTGACCGCCGCCGCCTCAGCGGCGATCGCCTGGTCGACGGCGGCGGCGACGTGCAGCCGGCTGGTCGGGAAGAGCAGCAGCGGGGTGTCCTCCTGACGGACCAGCAGCTCGATCTCGGTGCAGCCGAGCACCACGCCCTGCGCGCCGGCGGCGATCAGCCGCTCGATGACCTTCAGGTACCTGGCCCGGGACGACTCGCTGACCACCCCGAGGCACAGCTCGTCGTAGATGACCGAGTGGACCATCTTGCGATCCGCGGCGTCGGGCACCAGGACGGTCAGGCCGTGACCGGCCAGCCGGTCGCGTAGGAAGTCCTGCTCCATGGTGAACGCGGTGCCGAGCAAACCGACCGTGTGCAGCCCGTGGCTGCGGACCGCGTCAGCGGTGACGTCGGCGATGTGCAGCAACGGGATGTCGATTGCGGCGGCGACCTGGTCGGCGACCTTGTGCATGGTGTTGGTGCACAGCAGCAGCAGGTCGGCGCCGGCCGCTTCGACCCGCCGCGCGGCGTCGGCGAGCAGGTCGGCGGCTTCGTCCCATTCGCCGGCTGCCTGCCGTCGTTCGATGTCGGCGAAATCGACCGAGTAGAGCACGCACCGTGCCGAATGGTGCCCGCCCAGCCGGTCGCGGACCAGTTCGTTGGCGAGCCGGTAGTAGTGCCCGCTGCTTTCCCAGCTCATGCCGCCGAGCATGCCGATCGTCATCATGCTGCCATCGTGCCACCGGGTGCCCGGGTACCGGGCGGATATTCGTCGGCGGACATCGACCCGGTTGGCAGCTGTCGCGGACGTCCAGTATTGACTATTGTGGACTCATCTTTCGCGGACTACCGGCAGCTGTCCGAACATCAGGCGTGCCACCTGCGATGACCCAGCGACGGGCGGGAGGGACCGTGGTGCCCAGGGACGTACCGGTACGACGGATCGGCATGCGTGAGGTCGCTCGGGCTGCTGGCGTATCGGTCTCTACCGTGGCCAACGTGCTGAGCCGACCGTCGATCGTCGCGCCGGCGACCCGCCGCCGGGTGGAGGCCGTCATCGAGTCCGTCGGCTATGTGCCGAACGGTCCGGCCCGGCAGCTGCGCGGCCGGCCCAGCCCGATCGTCGCCAGCGTCACCCTGGACCTGGCCAACCCGTTCTACGCCGAGGTCAACCGGGGCATCGAGGACGAGCTCGCCGAGCACGGCTGTCTGGTGCTGGCCTGCAGCACAGACCTGCGCCCGGCCAAGGAACGGCAGCTGCTGAAACTGCTGCAGACCCAGGCCGTACGGGGCGTCATCATCGCGCCGGTCGGTGCGGACCCGGCGCCGCTGTTGTGGATGAGCGAGCACGGGATGGCGGTCGTGCTGATCGACCATCCGCGCGCAGGGCTCGACCTGTGCGCGGTCGCGGTCGACGACGTCGCCGGTGGCCGGCTGGCCGGTGAGCATCTGGTCGGGCTGGGGCACCGCAGGATCGCGTTTCTCGGCGGCACCCGGGACGCCGGACCGGTGGCCCGCCGTCGCGACGGCGTACGCAGGGCGCTGGCCGCCGCCGGTCTCGACCCTGCGACGGGGTTGCTGGACGTCCGCGTACCGCTGCATCCGCCGCCGCTAGTCGAAGCCGCCGCCTCGGCGGCGGCGCTGATTCTCGCCGCGACCCCGCCGGTGACCGCGGTGGTCTGTCTCAACGACACGGCGGCGCTGGGCCTGCTGGACGGGTTTGCCGCAGCCGGTGTCCGGGTGCCGGCGGACATCTCGGTCGTCGGCTACGACGACCTGCCGTTCGCCCGCCGGCTGGCGCCTGCGCTGACCACGGTCAGCCAGCCGAAGTATCGGCTGGGCCGGGCCGCCGCCGAACTGCTGCTGGACGAGGCCAGGCCGGGGCACGTTCACCGGGAGATCGGGTTCCGCCCGACGCTGGCGGTCCGCGCCTCGACCGCCCCGCCGACGTCCGACGCGTCGAAACGCATCGACTGATAGCTATTGCTTTCGGTCGGGGTGCGGACGTAGCTTGTTGGCACACCGTAGAGCGCCGAGCCGGTCCTCGTACCCCCGGTTTACAAACGTTGCAATAGCGCGCCGCGCACGCCCCGCTCCGGGTCCGTGCGCTCGGGCAGGCGTGCCTCGCCCCGGGACTTCCCGGGCTCAACCTGAGGTAGGTCATGAGAAGAAGACTCTTCGTCCTCGGCGCTGCCCTGATCACCTTCGTCGCGTCGATCCTGCTCGTCGTGCGGCCGGCCAGCGCGGCCGTCGGCCTGCACATCAGCGGCACCGACATCGTCGAGGCCAACGGCCAGCCGTTCATCATGCGCGGGGTCAACCACCCGCACGTCTGGTACACCGGAGAGACCGAGTCGTTCGCCGACATCAAGGCGCTCGGTGCCAACACCGTACGGGTGGTGCTGGGCAGCGGCCAGCGCTGGGGTCCGTCCGACGACGTCGCCGACGTGATCGACCTGTGCAAGCGGAACCGGATGATCTGCGTGCTCGAGGTGCACGACACCACCGGGTACGGCGAGGAAGGTGCCGCTGCCTCGCTCGACCAGGCCGTCGACTACTGGATCAGCCAGAAGAGCGCGCTGGTCGGCGAGGAGAACTACGTCGTCATCAACATCGGCAACGAGCCGATCGGCAACGTCGACGCCGGTCAGTGGACCGCCGCCACGGTCGACGCCATCGGGCGGATGCGGGCCAACGGCTTCGAACACCTGCTGATGGTCGACGCGCCGAACTGGGGCCAGGACTGGCAGAACGTCATGCGGGCCGATGCCCAGACGGTGCTGGACGCGGACAGTCACGGCAACACCGTGCTGTCGATCCACATGTACGCGGTCTACAACAGCGCCTCGTCGATCGTGAGCTACCTCGACGACTTCGAGGCCAACGGGTGGCCGCTGGTGATCGGCGAGTTCGGCTGGCAGTTCAACTCCGGCGAGGTGGACCACGACACGATCCTGGCTGAGGCGCAGGCCCGTGGCCTCGGCTACCTCGGCTGGTCGTGGAGCGGCAACACCGACCCGATCCTCGACATGGTGCTCAACTTCGACCCGAACCAGATGACCACCTGGGGTGAGCGGATCTTCAACGGACCGAACGGCATCAGCTCCACCTCCCGGGAGGCCAGCATCTTCGGCGGTACGCCGCCGACCACGGCGCCGCCGACCACCGCCCCGCCGACGACGGCGCCGCCGACCACCGCCCCGCCGACGACGGCGCCGCCGACCACCGCCCCGCCGCCGACCACCGCCCCGCCCGGCAGCGGAGCCTGCACCGCCAGCTACCGGGTCGTCGGCCAGTGGCCGGGTGGCTTCCAGGGCGACGTCCGGGTCACCGCCGGCGGTTCGGCGATCAGCGGCTGGGTGGTGACCTGGACCTTCGCCGACGGCCAGACCGTCAACCAGGCTTGGAACGCCACCGTCACCAACAGTGGGTCCAACGTGACCGCCCGCAATGTCAGCTACAACGGCAGCCTCGGTGCCGGGGCCGGCACGACGTTCGGCTTCATCGGGTCCTGGAACGGCACCAACAGTGTTCCGACGCTGACCTGCGCCGCGGCCTGACCCAACAGCGCGGCACGCGGCCTGACGTGCAGCCTGGCCACCAGGTGCTGGTGGGTCGGGGGAGACGACAAGTCGTCCCCCGACCCACCAGCTCAGCCGCCGAGGGTGGTCAGCTCGGACACCACCACGTTGGCCAGTGCGCGGCCGTCGCGGCGGACCTGGCGCAGGTACCACTTCTGGATCGGGGCGTGGGTGGTCTTGGCGAACTGCCAGGGCCCGCGTGGGCTGGTGAGCTGCCCCAGCCCGGCGATCGCCGTGTTGATCTCCGCCGGTGTCGGGTTGACCCCGGCCGCGGTGATCGCCCGGTCCAGCACGGCCGCCGCGTCGTACGACGCCATCACGATCGAGGTGGGGGTCCGGCCGGGGTAGGTGGCGTTCCAGGCGGCGACGAACTCCCGGTTGGCCGCGTTGTCCAGGTCGGGGGAGTAGTTCAGCCCGTTGTAGATGCCTTCCGCCGCAGTGCCCTGCGCATCGAGGCTCGCCGGTTCGGTCACGAAGCCCGCCGCGTAGAGCGGCAGGTCGGCGACGTCCGACTCGGCGTACTGCTGGACGAAGGAGATGGCGCTCTGGGCGTCGAAGAAGCAGTAGATCGCGTCGGCACCGGTCTGGGCGATCTCGTCGAGGTACGGCCCGAAGTCGGTGGTGCCCGGGAATGGGGAGAAGACGGCCTGCCCGGTGGGGTTGGCGATCCGGCCACCGAGCGACTTGAAGGTGTCGACGAAGCCGCGCAGCTCGTCGCGGCCACCCTGGAAGTCCGGCCCGATGGCGTACACGCGGCCGTTGCCGACCTCCTGCTTGACGAACGGTGCCATGGCGACGCCGGGCTCTTCGGAGAGCAGGTTGGTGTGCCAGACGTACGTCACGTCGTCCAGCTCGGGTCGGCCCAGCCCGCCGACGAGCGGCACCTTGTGTTCGTTGATCAGCGGCAGGATGGCGGTGACGTTTCCGCCGTTGATGATGCCGGTGATCGCGGAGACGCCGTCCTGCTCCAGCAGCCGGGTGGCCGACTCGACGGCCACTCCGCTCTCGTACCCCTCGTCGCCGATGACCATCTCGGCCGGGTGGCCGCCGAGCTGGCCATCGTGCATGTCCAGGTAGAGCTGGAAGCCGTCGCGTAGCTCGTCACCGGGTGCTTCGAGCTGGCCGTCGATGTTGGCGAGCATGCCGATCTTGATCAGCTGCGGCGTTTCGCCCGATCCGCCGAAGCATCCGGCGGTGCTGACGGCCAGGACGCCGGTCAGGCTGGCGGCGAGCAGCCGGCGACGGTCGGCGCGGGCGGCGGCGGGGCGGCGTGTCCACCAGGTCGGACGTCGCATGCCGATCACAGGGCCCGTAGCAGTTCGGCGCGGACCGCCGGGGTGAGCGCCTCGCCCATCCGGTTCGCCAGGTCGGTCATTTCGTACGAGACCTGGCCGACGTCGCAGGTGGGGGAGGCGAGTACGAGCAGCGACGCGCCGTCGCTGAACGACATGCAGAACATGAATCCGCCGTCCATCTGGGTCACGTTGGAGATCACCGTTCCCGCCTCGAAGAAGCGGGCCGCCCCGACGAGCAGGGCGATGAGGCCGCTGCCGGTGGCGGCGAGCTGGTCGGCCCGGTCCCGGGGCAGGCCGTAGTTGTGCGCGAGGACCAGCCCGTCGGTCGAGATGGCAAGGGCGTGGCTGACCTCTGGGGTCTGACTGACGAAGTTCTGCAACAGCCAGCTCAAATCGTTCGGGCTCGTCACGGTGGCGCTCCAGGTCGCGAGAGGTGAAAGGGTCGACGTCAGGCGGAGGTGGGGGCGCGACGCCCGGCCACGCCCTTGGCGTAGGCAGACATCGCCGCCGATACGGCGCCCGGGTCGAGCTTGCGGGGCGCGTCGGATGCGGGCTGCGGCGCGTCGGGGATCAGGTGGTGCTGCGGTACGCGGCGCGGCAACCCGACCTGGTCGGCTGCGCTCGTGGCGGTGGTGGTCGCGGCGGTGGTGACTGCGGTCGTGGCAGCCGTCCACCGTTCACCTTCGTCGTTCGGCCAGGTGACGATCACCGAGTCGCCGTCCATCGCCGTCTTGAACCAGCCGTTGACCGAACGCCGGGCCTCGGTCACCGCCGTTCCCGCCGCGGCCACTGTCGCGGCCGTCGGTGGGGCTGACACCGGCCGCGTGGGGGCGGGTACGGACGCCGACGCGGATGCCACTGCCGGCACCGACGGCGGCGGAGCTGACGCGGGCGGCGGCACCGGGGTGAACGGCGGAGCTGACGCGGGCGGCGGCACCGGGGTGAACGGCGGCGCTGACGTGAGCGGGGGAGCTGACGCGGGCACCGGTGCCGACATCGGCGGCGGTGGAGGCGTCGACACGGGTGGTGGTGGCGGCGACGCGGGTGGCGGTGGTGGCGGCGACGCGGGTGGCGGTGGTGGCGTCGACGCGGGCGGGGGTGCCGGTGCCGACTCGGGTGCGGGTGCCGGGCGGAACAGCGGCGCAGGCGCATTCACCGTGGCCCGGCCGGCGTTGATCACCGGCCGGTCGCCGCCGAAGGCTGCCGGTACGATCGGCCGACCGCCGACCAGCGACGGCCGGGCATGCCCGGCGAGGGCTGGCGCCGGCTCGGGATTCTGCACCGGCCGGCGGGTGATGACCGAGGCGGGCATCATGATCTCGGCGACCGTGCCACCGGATGATCCGGGACGCAGCTCGACCCGGACGCCGTGCCGGGCGGCCAGCCGGGCGACAACGCTGAGACCCATCGCCCGTACGCCCGACACGTCCACCGTCCCAGGGCTGGCGAGCTGGGCACTGAGCTGGGCACACCGCTGCTCGGAGAGCCCGACCCCCTGGTCCACCACCTCGACGATGGCCCGGTCGGACAGCGCGTGCCCGGTGACCATCACCTCGGTCTCCGGCGGCGAGTACCTGGTCGCGTTGTCCAGCAGTTCAGCGAGCAGGTGCGCAACCTCGTCGACGGCCGCGCCGGCGACGGACAGCTCCCGGTCGACTGTGCCGATCCGTACCCGGGTGTAGTGCTCGATCTGGGAGAGCGCGGCCTGGATCACGTTGTCCAGCGGTACCGCTTCCCGCCGTACCCGGGAAATGCCGGAACCACCGAGCACCAGCAGGCTCTGGTTGATCCGCGCCATCCGGGTGGCGAGGTGGTCCAGTTGGTAGAGCTGTTCGAGCCGGTCCGGGTCGGTCTCGTCGCGCTCCACCCGGTCGACCTGGGCCAGCATCGCGTCGACCAGTCGCTGCTCGCGTCGGGACAGGTGGACGAAGATCTCCGAGACGTTGGCCCGCAGTACCGCCTGTACGCCGGCGACCCGTACCGCCTCGCGGTGCAGCGCGCGGGTCGCGGTCGCCACCTCGGCGATCTCGTCGGTACCGGTGATCGGGAACTCCGACACCGACCGGTCGGCGACCTCGTCGGGCTGGACGGTGCCGGGCGCGGCGGCGTCGAGTTCGCGGACCACGGCCGGCAGCCGGTCGTACGCCACGGTGGTCACGATGTTGCGGAGGCTGCGGAGCCGCTTGGTGATCCGCCGGGCCACCACACCGGTGAGCGCCGCGGTGAGGACCAGTACGAGGAGGATGCCGACACCCTGCAGCACCGCGGCATAGAGCCGCTGCTGACGCTCGGCCGCCACCGCGTCGGCCACCGCGGCGTCCATCTGGCGCTGGATCCCGAACAGCTGACCGATCCACCCCTCGGTGGCCTCGACCCAGGCGTCCGCGTTGATCCCGAACCGTTCGCCGGGCAGGGTCCGCCCGACCTGGTCCTGCAGGCGCTGACCGGCGACGACCTGCGGGTCGGTGCCGATCTGCTCCCAGCGCACCACCCACTCCTGCCCGGCCAGTTCGAGGAACGAGTTGCTGGCCTCGACGAACCGGGCCTGCGCGCCGGCGCTCTCCTGCTGGCCTGCGGCGGTCAGCGGGCTGCCGAGACTGCGCAGCACGATGATCTGCTGCTGCCCGATGGCCTCGCTCGCCTCCGACACCGCGACCGCCGCCCGGACCAGGTCGGCGGTGGCCGCCGAGTTCTCGGCGACCACCGAGGTGCGGAAGGCGAGCAGGTCGGCGATGAGGATTCGGTAGCTGAAGGCGATCGCGGACAGCGACACGCGTGGACTGGAGCGGACCTGTTCGCGAACGGTGGTCAGCGCGTCCAGCCCGGCGTCGACGCGGCGGAGCACGGGGTTGTCCCCGGTCACCTCGGTCCGTTGCTGCTGGAACGTGGCGATCGCCGCGTCGGTCCGGGCGACCTGCTGCGCGTAGCTGTCGCTGGCCGTCTCCCGGTCGGCGGTCAGCTCCACGGCGGCGACCACCCGCTCAGCCTGCAACGCGCGGGCGAGCGTGCCCGCCTCTGCGGAGAGCTGTACCAGGTCGGTGACCCGGTTGGTGTTGATCACCTGCCGGACGGTGCCCTGCAGGGCGATTCCGGCGAATCCGATGACGGCGACCAGCGGTACGGCCACCAGGAGCCGGAGCAGGCGGACGATGCTGCCGCGGGTCAACCACCGGCGGCGGTGGTCACCGGAGCGGGTGTGCGCCGCGCCTGCTGACAAGGCCCGTGTCACGCGAACTCCGTCCTCTTACGTTTGCGTTGTCGACGTCGGCCACCGCAGGAGCCAGGGAAGCGTGGGTCGATGGGTACATCGGCACGTCTACCCATGTCAGGGCGCATTCCTACCATGACGTTGATGGCGCCTTCTAGACTCCTGGTCGGCTCCCGGCCCGGATTAACGCGGTGGTTACGTCCGGGACGCGCAACGGCTGATGCTCGCCTCCACCGATCGATGGACCGATTGGCCGTACGGGTGAGCCCGTGCTGGCTGCGATCTTGTATGACGGCGCCGAGCCAGGAGGTTCTACCCTGCCGCAGGTGCGCAGAACGAACAGTCCGGTCGTCGGTCCGTGGCAGGCGCTCACCCTCGATATCGGACGGCGGCGGATGCCCGGTCTGCGGATGCGGGTGGCGGGGCGTGGCAGGCTGCTGCTGGACCAGTACGGCCCGGACCAGTGCGGCCCGGAGTGCGGCTGCGGTCTGCGCTGCGGCACGGTGCTGCTCGCCCTGGTGGCGCCGGACCACGGCGGCGTCGACTACCTGCGTACCGACCGGTTCGTGGCCCCGGTTCCGCCGGTCAGCGCGGCGCTGGCCCGGTCGATCGGGCCGGGTTCCGACGACGGGGCCTGGCACGCCCGGTGGGCGCACTGGTTCGCCACCGGGTTGGCCGCGGCCACCAGCGGCCCGTTGCACGACGGGCGCTGGGTGATCAGCCGGCTGCCGGCCGGTCAGGTGGTGACGCCGCTGCCGGGCAACCCCGGCGTCCTCGACTGGTTCGCGGCCCGCGACCCCGGTCAGGTGCTTCCGCTGCGGCGACTCGCGTCGCCGGACGACGGCCGGGTCAAGGCGTACCGTAAGCAGGTCCGTGACGGCATCCTCGCGCCGGTCCTGCTGTGGTGGATCAGCGGCCTGGACGGCTACGCGCTGCTCGACGGCCACGACCGGTTGGTCGCCGCGCACGCCGAGGGCAGCCAGCCGGAGCTGCTCGCCCTGTCGACCGCGCCGGCCCGCCGGGCCGCCGACGACACCGACGACGCGACGCGGCGTTACCGTCGGACAGCGGACCGGATGCGGCGGCTGGTCGAGGCCGGCACGCCGGGCGCGGCCGGCGCCGTGGTCGCGGTCAATCGGCGGTACGCCGCCGAGCTGCGGGCGATCGAGGCCGGTCACGGCGTCACCCGCGCCTGGCAACTGCCCGGCGGTACGCGACGCTGGGCTGAGGTGGCGTGCTGCTTCGCCCCCGACTGGTACGCCACCGTGGTTCAGCCGTGACGGTCGCACCGGCGGCTTGGGGTGCGTGGCGGTACAGCGGGTCAGCCGCGCTGCGTCGTCTCGTCGTCGAAGCGGCGGCGGGCCCGTTCCACCTCGGCGTAGTTGGCGGCGGTCCAGC is a window from the Solwaraspora sp. WMMD792 genome containing:
- a CDS encoding nitrate- and nitrite sensing domain-containing protein, with translation MTRALSAGAAHTRSGDHRRRWLTRGSIVRLLRLLVAVPLVAVIGFAGIALQGTVRQVINTNRVTDLVQLSAEAGTLARALQAERVVAAVELTADRETASDSYAQQVARTDAAIATFQQQRTEVTGDNPVLRRVDAGLDALTTVREQVRSSPRVSLSAIAFSYRILIADLLAFRTSVVAENSAATADLVRAAVAVSEASEAIGQQQIIVLRSLGSPLTAAGQQESAGAQARFVEASNSFLELAGQEWVVRWEQIGTDPQVVAGQRLQDQVGRTLPGERFGINADAWVEATEGWIGQLFGIQRQMDAAVADAVAAERQQRLYAAVLQGVGILLVLVLTAALTGVVARRITKRLRSLRNIVTTVAYDRLPAVVRELDAAAPGTVQPDEVADRSVSEFPITGTDEIAEVATATRALHREAVRVAGVQAVLRANVSEIFVHLSRREQRLVDAMLAQVDRVERDETDPDRLEQLYQLDHLATRMARINQSLLVLGGSGISRVRREAVPLDNVIQAALSQIEHYTRVRIGTVDRELSVAGAAVDEVAHLLAELLDNATRYSPPETEVMVTGHALSDRAIVEVVDQGVGLSEQRCAQLSAQLASPGTVDVSGVRAMGLSVVARLAARHGVRVELRPGSSGGTVAEIMMPASVITRRPVQNPEPAPALAGHARPSLVGGRPIVPAAFGGDRPVINAGRATVNAPAPLFRPAPAPESAPAPPPASTPPPPPASPPPPPPASPPPPPVSTPPPPPMSAPVPASAPPLTSAPPFTPVPPPASAPPFTPVPPPASAPPPSVPAVASASASVPAPTRPVSAPPTAATVAAAGTAVTEARRSVNGWFKTAMDGDSVIVTWPNDEGERWTAATTAVTTAATTTATSAADQVGLPRRVPQHHLIPDAPQPASDAPRKLDPGAVSAAMSAYAKGVAGRRAPTSA